One region of Chlamydiales bacterium genomic DNA includes:
- a CDS encoding TolC family protein, translating to MHKGCFLLFTSVTLLMGLPNYIQGASDIKVSLPYSECYQIWDVLGDPLLSSLIRQAYQSNLDLKIARLRITQSREQLFGARIIEDSEDDFQETWNTVSTDVAKTYVEFKILQQRLVVIQKSIDAKRTVLNLAQDLLNRGLNDESVLNDAKEDYHNSLAQKTQLQSSLDKALYHMAELLDESPSKIFVSLKEVNAFASLPIGCRPRITEELLKERPDVRKAERNFANACKQVERSLAFLEFRQTFQKALEEAESASLALQEEIQRNCLLKTIQKDAYDSFQESELLFQRGLKDHFDLTVSMLSLLKAEDERLQGDAELLYHYIALQKAL from the coding sequence ATGCATAAAGGTTGTTTCCTTCTTTTTACTAGCGTAACATTGCTTATGGGCCTTCCAAATTATATTCAGGGTGCATCTGATATAAAAGTATCTTTGCCTTATTCGGAGTGTTACCAGATATGGGATGTTTTGGGAGATCCTTTGTTAAGTTCCTTGATAAGACAAGCGTATCAGTCTAACCTCGATTTAAAAATTGCTCGTCTACGGATTACTCAAAGTCGAGAACAACTTTTTGGTGCAAGGATTATAGAAGATTCAGAAGATGATTTTCAAGAGACTTGGAATACTGTTTCAACGGATGTTGCAAAAACTTATGTTGAGTTTAAAATTTTACAACAGCGCTTAGTTGTTATTCAGAAGAGTATAGATGCAAAAAGAACGGTGCTTAATCTTGCACAAGACCTCTTGAATAGGGGCTTAAACGATGAGAGTGTTTTGAATGATGCTAAAGAAGATTACCATAATTCTTTAGCTCAAAAGACACAATTGCAATCCTCACTAGATAAAGCACTTTATCACATGGCTGAATTATTAGATGAGAGTCCTTCTAAGATATTTGTAAGCTTAAAAGAGGTAAATGCTTTTGCAAGCCTTCCTATTGGCTGTAGGCCACGAATAACAGAAGAGCTATTGAAGGAGCGCCCAGATGTTCGAAAGGCAGAAAGAAATTTTGCGAATGCATGTAAGCAAGTAGAGCGTTCTCTTGCGTTTCTTGAATTTAGACAAACGTTTCAAAAGGCATTAGAAGAGGCTGAAAGTGCTTCACTTGCCCTGCAAGAGGAAATACAAAGAAATTGTCTTTTGAAAACAATACAAAAAGACGCATATGATTCCTTTCAAGAGAGTGAATTACTTTTTCAAAGAGGATTAAAAGATCATTTTGATCTTACTGTCAGCATGCTTTCTTTATTAAAAGCTGAAGATGAACGTCTTCAAGGCGATGCGGAGCTTCTCTATCACTACATAGCCCTACAAAAAGCCTTATAA